The following are from one region of the Methyloversatilis discipulorum genome:
- the rraA gene encoding ribonuclease E activity regulator RraA, with the protein MDIHTADLCDQFESELRICAPMFRSYGGRAAFGGQITTLKLFEDNGLVRKALEAPGNGRVLVVDGGGSMRRALVGDQIAALAVKNGWAGIVVYGCIRDSAAIGEMDIGVCALGTHPLKTVKRNEGQVDLTVSFGGIDFVPGHYLYADADGVIVCPRSLI; encoded by the coding sequence ATGGACATCCACACCGCAGACCTGTGTGACCAATTCGAAAGCGAACTGCGCATCTGTGCACCGATGTTCCGCAGCTACGGCGGCCGTGCTGCCTTCGGTGGCCAGATCACGACGCTGAAGCTGTTCGAGGACAACGGTCTGGTTCGCAAAGCACTTGAAGCGCCGGGCAACGGCCGCGTGCTGGTGGTGGATGGCGGCGGTTCGATGCGCCGCGCGCTGGTTGGCGACCAGATCGCAGCCCTGGCGGTGAAGAACGGCTGGGCCGGCATCGTCGTATACGGCTGCATCCGCGACTCGGCGGCGATCGGCGAGATGGACATCGGTGTCTGCGCGCTCGGCACGCATCCGCTGAAGACGGTCAAACGCAATGAAGGCCAGGTCGACCTCACCGTCAGCTTCGGCGGCATCGACTTCGTCCCCGGCCATTACCTTTATGCCGATGCCGACGGCGTCATCGTCTGCCCACGGTCGCTGATCTGA
- the clpA gene encoding ATP-dependent Clp protease ATP-binding subunit ClpA produces the protein MIAQELEVSLHMAFVEARQKRHEFITVEHLLLALLDNPSAAEVLRACAVNIDELRKELSAFINEHTPVVDGSEEIDTQPTLGFQRVIQRAILHVQSSGKKEVTGANVLVAIFGEKDSHAVYFLQRQGVTRLDIVNFISHGITKAAQPAAAAKPESEQGEQEQEGGQAGGALDSFTQNLNAQALMGKIDPLIGRDHELERVIQTLCRRRKNNPLLVGEAGVGKTAIAEGLARRIIEGRVPDILADATIYALDMGALLAGTKYRGDFEQRLKSVLKQLLDNPNAILFIDEIHTLIGAGAASGGTLDASNLLKPALSSGQLKCIGATTYTEYRGVFEKDHALSRRFQKIDVTEPSVEETVSILKGLKSRFEQHHGVKYSSTALSSAAELSARYINDRHLPDKAIDVIDEAGAAQRVLPKSKQKKVIGKTEIEEIVAKIARVPSQHVSNDDRSALRNLDRDLKNMVFGQDNAIDALATAIKMSRSGLGNPNKPIGSFLFSGPTGVGKTEVARQLAYCMGIELIRFDMSEYMERHAVSRLIGAPPGYVGFDQGGLLTEAVTKKPHSVLLLDEIEKAHPDIFNILLQVMDHGTLTDNNGRQADFRNVVIIMTTNAGQETLQKSVIGFTTERQPGDEMADIKRLFTPEFRNRLDAIISFKPLDREIILRVVDKFLMQLEGQLQEKKVDVQFSEELRSWLAEAGFDPLMGARPMARLIQDTIRSALADELLFGRLTSGGKVTIDLDGDKKVKLVFDEEELATPA, from the coding sequence ATGATCGCGCAGGAGTTGGAAGTCAGCCTTCACATGGCTTTTGTCGAAGCGAGACAGAAGCGCCATGAATTCATCACGGTCGAGCACCTGCTGCTCGCCCTGCTCGACAATCCTTCGGCAGCGGAAGTGCTCCGTGCCTGCGCAGTAAACATCGATGAGCTGCGCAAGGAACTGTCGGCCTTCATCAACGAGCACACGCCGGTGGTCGATGGCAGCGAAGAGATCGACACCCAGCCGACGCTCGGTTTCCAGCGCGTGATCCAGCGCGCCATCCTGCACGTGCAGTCCTCGGGCAAGAAGGAAGTGACCGGTGCCAACGTGCTGGTCGCCATCTTCGGCGAGAAGGATTCGCACGCCGTCTATTTCCTGCAGCGTCAGGGCGTGACCCGCCTCGACATCGTGAACTTCATTTCGCACGGCATTACCAAGGCGGCCCAGCCGGCCGCCGCGGCGAAGCCCGAGTCGGAACAGGGCGAGCAGGAACAGGAAGGCGGTCAGGCAGGCGGCGCGCTCGACAGCTTCACGCAGAACCTGAACGCACAGGCGTTGATGGGCAAGATCGATCCGCTGATCGGTCGCGACCACGAACTCGAGCGCGTGATCCAGACGCTGTGCCGCCGTCGCAAGAACAACCCGCTGCTGGTCGGCGAAGCCGGCGTCGGCAAGACCGCCATTGCCGAAGGGCTCGCGCGCAGGATCATCGAAGGACGGGTGCCCGACATCCTCGCCGACGCAACCATCTACGCGCTGGACATGGGCGCCCTGCTCGCCGGCACCAAGTACCGCGGCGATTTCGAACAGCGCCTGAAGTCGGTGCTGAAGCAGCTGCTCGACAACCCGAACGCCATCCTGTTCATCGACGAGATCCACACGCTGATCGGCGCAGGCGCCGCCTCGGGCGGTACGCTGGACGCCTCCAACCTGCTGAAGCCGGCGCTGTCGTCGGGCCAGCTGAAGTGCATCGGCGCGACCACCTACACCGAATATCGCGGCGTCTTCGAGAAGGACCATGCGCTGTCACGCCGCTTCCAGAAGATCGACGTGACCGAGCCCAGCGTCGAAGAGACCGTGTCCATTCTGAAGGGCCTCAAGTCGCGCTTCGAACAGCATCACGGCGTGAAGTACTCGTCGACGGCGCTTTCGTCGGCCGCGGAACTGTCGGCGCGCTACATCAATGACCGTCACTTGCCGGACAAGGCGATTGACGTGATCGACGAAGCCGGTGCGGCGCAGCGCGTACTGCCGAAGTCGAAGCAGAAGAAGGTGATCGGCAAGACCGAGATCGAGGAAATCGTTGCCAAGATCGCGCGCGTGCCGTCGCAGCATGTGTCGAACGACGACCGCTCGGCACTGCGCAACCTCGACCGCGACCTGAAGAACATGGTGTTCGGTCAGGACAACGCGATCGATGCACTGGCCACCGCGATCAAGATGTCGCGCTCCGGTCTCGGCAATCCGAACAAGCCGATCGGCTCCTTCCTGTTCAGCGGCCCGACCGGCGTCGGCAAGACCGAAGTCGCCCGTCAGCTTGCCTACTGCATGGGCATCGAACTGATCCGCTTCGACATGTCCGAGTACATGGAGCGTCACGCGGTCAGTCGCCTGATCGGCGCACCTCCGGGTTATGTCGGCTTCGATCAGGGCGGTCTGCTGACCGAAGCAGTGACCAAGAAGCCGCACTCCGTGCTGCTGCTGGACGAAATCGAGAAGGCACACCCGGACATCTTCAACATCCTGCTGCAGGTCATGGACCACGGCACGCTGACCGACAACAACGGTCGTCAGGCCGATTTCCGCAACGTGGTCATCATCATGACGACCAACGCCGGCCAGGAGACACTGCAGAAGTCGGTCATCGGTTTCACGACCGAGCGTCAGCCGGGCGACGAGATGGCCGACATCAAGCGCCTGTTCACGCCAGAGTTCCGCAACCGCCTGGACGCCATCATTTCGTTCAAGCCGCTGGACCGCGAAATCATCCTGCGCGTGGTCGACAAGTTCCTGATGCAGCTCGAGGGTCAGCTGCAGGAGAAGAAGGTCGACGTGCAGTTCTCGGAAGAACTGCGCAGCTGGCTGGCCGAGGCGGGCTTCGATCCGCTGATGGGGGCGCGTCCGATGGCGCGCCTGATCCAGGACACCATCCGCTCCGCGCTGGCGGACGAACTGCTGTTCGGTCGCCTGACCAGCGGCGGCAAGGTGACCATCGACCTCGACGGCGACAAGAAGGTGAAACTGGTGTTCGACGAGGAAGAACTCGCGACGCCCGCCTGA
- the clpS gene encoding ATP-dependent Clp protease adapter ClpS: protein MVTRRQDDSLLELEKTRVKPPPLFKVMVLNDDYTPMDFVVGVLQKFFGMNREQATRVMLKVHTEGAGVCGIYPKDVAASKVEQVCTFARQHQHPLACVMEEN, encoded by the coding sequence ATGGTTACACGCAGGCAGGACGATTCACTCCTCGAGCTTGAAAAGACACGGGTCAAGCCCCCACCTCTGTTCAAGGTCATGGTGCTGAATGACGATTACACCCCGATGGACTTCGTGGTTGGAGTCCTCCAGAAGTTTTTCGGCATGAACCGGGAACAGGCCACGCGCGTCATGCTCAAGGTACATACGGAGGGGGCCGGCGTTTGCGGCATCTACCCCAAGGACGTTGCAGCATCGAAAGTGGAACAGGTGTGTACCTTTGCGCGCCAGCATCAGCATCCGCTGGCGTGCGTGATGGAGGAAAATTGA
- a CDS encoding cold-shock protein, translating into MATGTVKWFNDSKGYGFITPDDGSEDLFAHFSAIQMGGFKTLKEGQKVTFDVTQGPKGKQAANIQAA; encoded by the coding sequence ATGGCAACTGGTACTGTTAAGTGGTTCAACGATTCCAAGGGTTACGGCTTCATCACGCCGGATGATGGCAGCGAAGATCTGTTCGCTCATTTCTCGGCGATCCAGATGGGTGGTTTCAAGACCCTGAAGGAAGGCCAGAAGGTGACGTTCGACGTGACCCAGGGACCCAAGGGCAAGCAGGCCGCGAACATCCAGGCTGCTTGA
- the icd gene encoding NADP-dependent isocitrate dehydrogenase, with the protein MSTTHIKIPAEGTKIVAGQPMPDNPIIPFIEGDGIGVDITPVMKDVVDAAVAKAYGGKRKITWMEVYAGEKATRMYGPDVWLPEDTLAALKEYVVSIKGPMTTPVGGGIRSLNVALRQELDLYVCLRPVRYFKGVPSPVKQPDLIDMVIFRENTEDIYAGIEWQAESDNARKVIKFLRDEMGVKKIRFPGTSAIGIKPVSREGSERLIRKALQYAVDNDRKSVTLVHKGNIMKFTEGGFRDFGYALAQNEFGAEPIDGGPWCKFKNPKTGRDIIVKDAIADAFLQQILLRPADYDVIATLNLNGDYISDALAAQVGGIGIAPGANISDAYAVFEATHGTAPKYAGLDKVNPGSLILSAEMMLRHMGWLEAADLIIASMERAIGDKQVTYDFARLMDGANEVSCSEFGRAMIARM; encoded by the coding sequence ATGAGTACCACTCACATCAAGATTCCCGCCGAGGGGACAAAAATCGTTGCCGGCCAGCCGATGCCGGACAATCCCATCATTCCGTTCATCGAAGGCGATGGCATTGGCGTGGACATCACGCCGGTGATGAAGGACGTCGTCGATGCAGCCGTGGCCAAGGCCTACGGCGGCAAGCGCAAGATCACCTGGATGGAGGTCTACGCCGGCGAGAAGGCCACGCGCATGTACGGCCCGGACGTCTGGCTGCCGGAAGACACGCTGGCCGCGCTGAAGGAATACGTCGTTTCGATCAAGGGCCCGATGACGACGCCGGTCGGTGGCGGCATCCGCTCGCTGAACGTCGCGCTGCGCCAGGAACTTGATCTGTACGTCTGCCTGCGCCCGGTGCGCTACTTCAAGGGTGTGCCCAGCCCGGTCAAGCAGCCGGACCTGATCGACATGGTCATCTTCCGCGAGAACACGGAAGACATCTACGCCGGCATCGAATGGCAGGCGGAATCGGACAACGCCCGCAAGGTGATCAAGTTCCTGCGCGACGAAATGGGCGTCAAGAAGATCCGCTTCCCGGGGACCTCGGCCATCGGCATCAAGCCGGTGTCGCGCGAAGGCTCGGAGCGCCTGATCCGCAAGGCCCTGCAGTACGCCGTCGACAATGACCGCAAGTCGGTCACGCTGGTGCACAAGGGCAACATCATGAAGTTCACCGAAGGCGGCTTCCGCGACTTCGGCTACGCGCTGGCGCAGAACGAGTTCGGCGCCGAGCCGATCGACGGCGGACCGTGGTGCAAGTTCAAGAACCCGAAGACCGGCCGCGACATCATCGTCAAGGACGCCATCGCCGACGCCTTCCTGCAGCAGATCCTGCTGCGTCCGGCCGACTACGACGTGATCGCCACGCTGAACCTGAACGGCGACTACATCTCCGACGCGCTGGCGGCCCAGGTCGGCGGCATCGGCATCGCCCCGGGCGCCAACATTTCCGACGCCTATGCGGTGTTCGAGGCGACCCACGGCACGGCACCGAAGTACGCCGGCCTCGACAAGGTGAATCCGGGATCGCTCATCCTGTCGGCCGAAATGATGCTGCGTCACATGGGCTGGCTGGAAGCGGCCGACCTCATCATCGCGTCGATGGAACGCGCCATCGGCGACAAGCAGGTCACCTACGACTTTGCCCGCCTGATGGACGGTGCGAACGAAGTGTCGTGCTCGGAGTTCGGGCGCGCGATGATCGCTCGCATGTAA
- the aceK gene encoding bifunctional isocitrate dehydrogenase kinase/phosphatase, with protein MNLPAGQNQVALAIAQALIDGFDKHYTLFRAVSGTAKQRFEQADWPGQQRCIRERIQYYDDRVRECVDRLHNEFHADSLDDNTWQQVKLLYIGLLVNHRQPELAETFFNSVTTKILHRKYFHNDFIFVRPAISTELIESSPPTWRSYYPNQTGLRAAVKQIFVDFDWQRHFTDLDRDVDYIMRAALEHVGGDWPAREANLQIQVLNSAYYRNKAAYVIGKAINGHLEYPFMVTVLHDRKGGLFLDTILLEPWRVSVMFSLSRAYFMADMQVPSANVHFLRTLMPKKPRSELYTMLGLGKQGKTMFFRDLINHLRHSNDNFVEAPGIRGLVMLVFMLPSYPYVFKIIKDKFGSSKDTDRATVKRKFLMVKQVDRVGRMADTIEYSDIALPAHRFSPELLEQLDQLAPSMIERDGDTLVIRHCYIERRMIPLNIFLETANEEQIDHAVYEYGNAIRELAVANIFPGDLLWKNFGVTRYGRVVFYDYDEIEFLTDCNFRRIPPAPSPEYEMSGEVWYSVQRNDIFPEEFATFLLSTPKVRAAFLKYHRDLLDVKFWQETQQRIREGYIQDFFPYPEELRFARRFGHLQGQPVASA; from the coding sequence ATGAACCTTCCTGCCGGGCAGAACCAGGTTGCGCTGGCCATCGCGCAGGCGCTGATTGACGGCTTCGACAAGCATTACACGCTGTTCCGTGCTGTCAGCGGTACGGCCAAGCAACGGTTCGAACAGGCGGACTGGCCGGGGCAGCAGCGCTGCATCCGCGAGCGCATCCAGTACTACGACGACCGAGTGCGCGAGTGCGTGGACCGGCTGCACAACGAGTTCCACGCCGACTCGCTGGACGACAACACCTGGCAGCAGGTGAAGCTGCTCTACATCGGCCTGCTGGTGAACCACCGGCAACCGGAGCTGGCCGAGACCTTCTTCAATTCGGTCACGACGAAAATCCTGCATCGCAAGTACTTCCACAACGACTTCATCTTCGTGCGCCCGGCGATCTCGACCGAACTGATCGAGAGCTCTCCGCCGACCTGGCGCAGCTACTACCCGAACCAGACCGGTCTGCGCGCCGCGGTGAAGCAGATCTTCGTCGACTTCGACTGGCAGCGGCACTTCACCGACCTGGACCGCGACGTCGACTACATCATGCGTGCCGCGCTCGAACATGTCGGCGGTGACTGGCCCGCGCGCGAGGCCAATCTGCAGATCCAGGTGCTGAATTCCGCCTACTACCGCAACAAGGCAGCCTACGTGATCGGCAAGGCGATCAACGGTCATCTCGAATATCCGTTCATGGTCACCGTGCTGCACGACCGCAAGGGCGGGCTCTTCCTCGACACCATCCTGCTGGAGCCATGGCGCGTCAGCGTGATGTTCTCGCTGTCACGCGCCTACTTCATGGCCGACATGCAGGTGCCTTCGGCGAACGTGCATTTCCTGCGCACACTGATGCCGAAGAAGCCGCGCTCGGAGCTCTACACGATGCTCGGGCTGGGCAAGCAGGGGAAGACGATGTTCTTCCGCGACCTGATCAACCATCTGCGTCACTCGAACGACAACTTCGTCGAGGCGCCAGGCATCCGCGGTCTGGTCATGCTGGTGTTCATGCTTCCGTCCTATCCGTATGTATTCAAGATCATCAAGGACAAGTTCGGCAGTTCGAAGGACACCGACCGGGCAACGGTGAAGAGGAAGTTTCTGATGGTGAAGCAGGTGGACCGTGTCGGCCGCATGGCCGACACCATCGAGTACTCGGACATCGCGCTGCCGGCCCACCGTTTCTCGCCCGAACTGCTGGAACAGCTGGACCAGCTGGCGCCGTCGATGATTGAGCGCGATGGCGACACGCTGGTCATCCGCCACTGCTACATCGAACGACGGATGATTCCGCTCAACATCTTCCTGGAAACGGCGAACGAGGAGCAGATCGACCACGCCGTGTACGAGTACGGCAACGCGATCCGCGAACTGGCGGTCGCCAACATCTTCCCGGGCGATCTGCTGTGGAAGAACTTCGGCGTCACCCGCTACGGTCGCGTGGTGTTCTACGACTACGACGAGATCGAATTCCTGACCGACTGCAACTTCCGCCGCATTCCGCCGGCGCCCAGCCCGGAGTACGAAATGTCCGGCGAGGTGTGGTACTCGGTGCAGCGCAACGACATCTTCCCCGAGGAGTTCGCCACCTTCCTGCTGTCGACGCCCAAGGTGCGTGCGGCCTTCCTGAAGTATCACCGCGATCTGCTGGACGTGAAGTTCTGGCAGGAGACGCAGCAGCGCATCCGCGAAGGCTACATCCAGGACTTCTTCCCCTACCCGGAGGAACTGCGTTTCGCGCGCCGCTTCGGTCACCTGCAGGGGCAGCCGGTGGCCAGTGCGTGA
- a CDS encoding pseudouridine synthase: MSRLILLNKPYGVICQFSPDGMHATLADHVDVPGVYPAGRLDTDSEGLLLLTDDGVLQHRITDPKHKLVKRYRVQVEREPDEAALERMRGGLQLKDGPTRPCSVERIAEPADLWPRDPPVRHRLSVPTCWLEIGISEGRNRQVRRMTAAIGHPTLRLIRVAIGPWQLGSLQPGQWRDAEAGLLAGRRARA; encoded by the coding sequence GTGAGCCGTCTGATCCTGCTGAACAAGCCCTATGGCGTGATCTGCCAGTTTTCGCCGGATGGCATGCATGCGACGCTGGCCGACCACGTTGACGTGCCCGGGGTGTATCCGGCGGGACGTCTCGATACCGACAGCGAAGGTCTGCTGCTGCTGACCGACGACGGCGTGCTGCAGCACCGGATCACCGATCCGAAGCACAAGCTGGTCAAGCGTTATCGGGTGCAGGTCGAGCGCGAGCCGGACGAGGCGGCACTGGAACGGATGCGCGGCGGGCTGCAGTTGAAGGACGGTCCGACCCGGCCGTGCTCGGTCGAGCGCATCGCCGAGCCGGCCGATCTGTGGCCGCGCGATCCACCGGTGCGCCATCGGCTGTCGGTGCCGACCTGCTGGCTGGAGATCGGCATCAGCGAGGGACGCAACCGGCAGGTGCGCCGGATGACGGCGGCCATCGGCCACCCGACGCTGCGCTTGATACGTGTCGCCATCGGTCCGTGGCAACTCGGTTCGCTGCAGCCCGGTCAATGGCGGGACGCCGAGGCCGGGCTTCTCGCCGGACGGCGCGCGCGCGCATGA
- a CDS encoding DUF192 domain-containing protein, which translates to MKKSLLCSLLALSALSACADMPTLELGVGMYRIKAEVAHTNAARMTGLMHRTEMPSDAGMLFVFTRAAKHCMWMRNTLIPLSVAFIDDKGHIINIADMQPQTETSHCAERPARYALETNIGWFAARKLQAGTRIAGIERAPAPE; encoded by the coding sequence ATGAAGAAATCGCTACTCTGCAGCCTGCTTGCGCTGAGCGCACTGAGTGCCTGCGCCGACATGCCCACGCTCGAACTCGGTGTGGGCATGTACCGTATCAAGGCTGAAGTCGCGCACACCAACGCGGCGCGCATGACCGGGCTGATGCACCGGACCGAGATGCCGTCCGATGCCGGCATGCTCTTCGTGTTCACCCGGGCGGCCAAGCACTGCATGTGGATGCGCAACACCCTGATTCCGCTCAGCGTCGCCTTCATCGATGACAAGGGCCACATCATCAACATCGCGGACATGCAGCCGCAGACCGAAACATCGCATTGCGCCGAGCGTCCGGCGCGTTATGCGCTGGAAACCAATATCGGCTGGTTTGCCGCGCGCAAGCTCCAGGCCGGCACGCGCATCGCGGGAATCGAACGCGCGCCCGCGCCGGAATGA
- the pdxH gene encoding pyridoxamine 5'-phosphate oxidase, giving the protein MDPIHHRIDYTSGSLDETEAADNPLDQFRFWFAEAGRVVERDPNAMTLATVGADGRPSARIVLLRGYGEDGFVFFTNYDSRKGAELEANPHASLLLFWAALERQIRIEGTVSKVSAEESDAYYSLRPVGNRLGAWASPQSREIPSRESLVRRVREFEERFGSTPPRPENWGGYRLHPDAIEFWQGRSDRLHDRLLYRRQGADWTRVRLAP; this is encoded by the coding sequence ATGGACCCGATACATCACCGCATCGACTACACCAGCGGTTCGCTCGACGAGACCGAAGCGGCCGACAATCCACTCGACCAGTTCCGCTTCTGGTTTGCCGAAGCCGGCCGCGTGGTCGAGCGCGATCCGAACGCGATGACGCTGGCCACGGTCGGAGCGGACGGGCGGCCCAGTGCGCGCATCGTGCTGCTGCGCGGCTATGGCGAGGACGGCTTCGTGTTCTTCACCAATTACGACAGTCGCAAGGGCGCCGAGCTGGAGGCCAATCCGCACGCCAGCCTGCTGCTGTTCTGGGCTGCGCTGGAGCGGCAGATCCGGATCGAGGGCACGGTGAGCAAGGTGAGTGCGGAAGAGTCTGACGCCTACTATTCGCTGCGCCCGGTGGGCAACAGGCTGGGAGCCTGGGCGTCGCCGCAGAGTCGGGAAATTCCCAGTCGCGAATCGCTGGTCAGGCGGGTGCGCGAATTCGAAGAGCGCTTCGGTTCGACGCCGCCGCGCCCGGAAAACTGGGGCGGCTACCGGCTGCATCCGGATGCGATCGAATTCTGGCAGGGACGCAGCGACCGCCTGCACGACCGACTGCTCTACCGCCGCCAGGGAGCGGACTGGACACGTGTCCGACTGGCGCCCTGA
- a CDS encoding tetratricopeptide repeat protein — protein sequence MSAALGPAINYAAGQLWALLRRNERAIAAFRRCTAVDPAHVAAWRMIGFLCQQDERRHDEALLAFERAVELAPDDAISRYNFGFLLHRQGELEHALAQMTAAVQLRPALDQAWYGCGLLLSELGRPQEALVALRRAVELQPFNGSASYALCRACQAVGDEEGLLAEYRRIGQYDPRTARRLEKEMGLSD from the coding sequence ATGAGCGCAGCGCTGGGGCCGGCGATCAACTATGCCGCCGGTCAGCTGTGGGCACTTCTGCGGCGGAACGAACGGGCCATTGCCGCCTTTCGCCGCTGCACAGCGGTCGACCCGGCGCATGTGGCCGCCTGGCGCATGATCGGCTTTCTCTGTCAGCAGGATGAGCGACGGCACGACGAGGCCCTGCTCGCCTTCGAACGGGCGGTGGAACTCGCTCCGGACGACGCCATCAGCCGCTACAACTTCGGCTTCCTGCTGCATCGCCAAGGCGAACTCGAGCATGCGCTGGCGCAGATGACGGCAGCCGTGCAACTGCGTCCGGCGCTCGATCAGGCCTGGTACGGCTGCGGACTGCTGCTGAGCGAACTGGGCCGACCGCAGGAGGCGCTGGTCGCGTTAAGACGGGCGGTCGAACTGCAACCCTTCAACGGCAGCGCGAGTTACGCGCTGTGTCGAGCCTGCCAGGCCGTCGGCGACGAGGAAGGCCTGCTCGCCGAATATCGCCGCATCGGCCAGTACGACCCCCGCACCGCCCGCAGGCTGGAGAAGGAAATGGGCTTGTCCGACTGA